The Cystobacter fuscus DSM 2262 region CCCCTGGCGCGCGCACGCCTCGCCATCGCCCGCCTCGCACGCGCGGGCGAAGAATCCGGCGGCCTTGTCGGCGTCCTGCGCGACGCCGCGCCCCGAGTAGAACGCCTCCCCGAGAATCCGGCAGGACGGGCCGTCACCGGCGTCACAGCCCCGCTGCGCGAACAGGGCCATCCATTCCCACTCCGGCTCCCCGCCTTCCCGCAGGGCCTCCTCGGCGAGCCCGTCCACCGCGAGCCCACACGCGCTTCCGGGAAAGCGCTCGCAGGCGTCCTGGAGCCCCGCCCGGGCCGCCACCGCGTCCCGCGCCACCCCTTGTCCCCGCAGCGTCATCAGCGCCTTCAGGGCACACCCCTCGCCGTCTCCCAGGGTACAGGCGCGATGGAACAGCTCCGAGGCCGCGGGGAGGTCCGGGCCTTGTTCCTTCACCAGGCCCCGTATCTCCCACCGTCCCAGCTCGGTGCAGCCCGCGGCCACGTCCAGCGCGCAGGCCCTCCCGGCAAGCTCCACCCGCCGCCGCACCTCGCACTCCGACAGGGTGTCCCGTGGCGAGTCCCGGAGCGCCTCGCGGCAGCCGGCCGCATCGGCGCAGACCTCCGGGGAGGGCTCGGGCGCGAGCGTGCTCATTGGGGGCGTGGTGGCACAGCCGCCGAGGGCCAGCCCCAGGGACAGGAGCACGACGCGGAGGGAACACGGTGCCTGGGAAGCCACGGGAGCACGAGGGTTCATGCTCCCATGACACTTCCGGCTTCTTTCCGGGTCATGACGCCTTCATGAAGAATCATGAAGAGACACGGCCCGGAGCCCAGGGGGATGGTTTCCCGCTCAGGACTTGAGGTAGCGCTCGAACACGAAGCCGAAGTCCTTGACCCAGTACTTCTGCTGCGCGCCGAGGAACCAGGAGAAGGCGGCCTGGTTGAGTTCCTTGAAGGTCTCCACGAGCGGCGCGCTGCCCGCCTGGCCTCGGCCCAGGGTGGTGGAGGCCAGCTCGATGCTGGTCTTGGCCAGACCGAGCGCCACCTCGTTCTCGTGCATCAGCTCGGAGATGCGGAAGAGGGCCTTGTAGAGATCCTTCACCTGCTCGAGGTGCTTCTTGTGCACGTCGATGGAGAAGTTCTTCGCGCCGAGCTGGAACTTGATCTCCACGTCCATGTCGATGGTGCCCGCGGTCTCGAGCTTCACGTTCGACACCGGGTGGGAGCCGTAGCTGTAGCGGTGCAGCATGCGCTTCTTGCTGGCGGCGCTGGTGCCATCCAGGTGGATGAGGGCCTTGTTGGTGAAGCAGTACTCGTCGGACTTGGACTTGATCAGGAAGAAGATCTTCTCCTGGTCCTCGTGCATCACGTAGTCGTCGGCATCCACCTTGTCGTAGTCGGCCGGAGCGATGACCGAGCCGATGTCACTGAGACCGAGGGCGTCGGCGGCGAGTTTTCCGAACATGTTCCTTCTCCTGGGGCAGGGCCATGACACATGAGCGTGCGGTGGCCAGGCGAAGCATAGCCGCGCGGCCAGCGCGAACGGCCCGGCCGGTGGCGCGAGCCTGAATCGTCCCGCTCATGAGACGTGCGAGGCGTGCGAGGGAGTGGGCTTGTCGCGCCTCCCGGCAAGCCCACTCGGAGGGGCCTGACGTGTCACCTGGCCTACCGCTTGCTCACGGGCGCCGCGGGGACGATTGACCGGGCTCGCCGCGCGCCTCACCCTGACGGGCATGGCACGGGACGAACAGGAGCGCGAGGACGCCTTTCCCCGGGCACCCTCTCGGGAACAGTGGGCGAGGATGAGCGAGGAGGAGCGGGTCCGGGTGGTGGAGTCCTTGCCCGGCGAGGTGACGTGGGACGAGATGGCGATGCCGGAGGGAGACCTGCACTCCCAGGCGAAGATGGGCGCGTTGCAGGCCCTCAAGGGGTACTTCTCCCGGCAGCGGCGGCGGGTGTACCTGGGCACGGAGCTGCCGGTGTACTACCCCGCCGAGCGCCGTTTCGCGCCGGACCTGTTGGCCGTGCTGGACGCCGAGGCACACCCTCGAAACAAGTGGGTGGTGAGTCAGGAGGGCAAGGGGCTGGACTGGGTGCTGGAGGTTCACGTCGGCGGCGACCGGAAGAAGGACGCCGAATACAACGTGAAGCGCTACGCGCGGCTGGGCATCCCCGAGTACTTCATCTACGACCGGGCCCGTCAGCGGCTGGAGGGTCATCGGCTGCCGTCCAGCGAGGCGAGGGAGTACGTCCCCATCACCCCGGAGCAGGGCCGCTATGGCTCGGAGGTGTTGGGGCTGGAGTTGCAGGTGGAAGAGGGGCGGCTGCGCTTCTGGGCGGGACACGCGCTGTTGCTGGAGTACGAGGAACTCATCGCCCGGATGCAGGAGATGATGGTGGGGCTGCAGCGGCGCGCGGATGAGGAGGCCCGGCAGCTCGAGCAGGCGGAGCGGCGTCTGGCGGACGAGACACGGCGGCGGGAGGAGTTGGAGCACCGCCTCGCGGAGTCACAGGCCGAGTTGGAGCGCCTCAGGCAGCGCGGGGGGTGAGCCGCATCGGTGAACGAAATTCCTGGATTGGCTTGATTCCCGGATTTTCCCTGCCGCACGCTGGTGCCCATGATTCCGACCCCTTCGAAGGTCCATCGTGTCTCCTGGCTTCCCGCGCGCCTGATGGCGCTGGCCCTGTTCGCCGTATCGCTCTCCGCGTGCGCGCCCGACGTGCCGCCGGACCGCGGTGAGACGGTCACCCGGAACGAGGAGGCGCTCCCGAGTGGAGGCTGGCAGGTGCTGATGGCCAGTGGCGGCGCACCCATTCGTGGCATCACCCGCCGCTCGGACGGGGTGTTGCTCGGTGGGGCGAGCTCGGGCCATGGCATCACGGTCTGGGTGAGCCGCGACAATGGCGCGAGCTGGTCCGTCCACGGCTCCGTCGTGAGCAACCCGGCCGTGGAGTTCGGCGACGTGACGATGCGCGCCATCCCGGGCACGCGCACCGTCTTCTGTGCCTTCCGCGAGTTCGCCAATGGGCAGTTCCGCGTCACCGTCACCCGGAGCGACAACGATGGGGATGGCTGGGTCTACGACAGCACCGTCGTGGGTCCCGTCTCCCGCTTCGTGGGGGCGCCCTTCCTCTTCCAGCGCGCGAACGGCGATCTGCAAGTCTATTACGACTCCGAGCTGCTCGCCGAGCAGGGGGGGTATCCCGGTCACCAGTGGATCGCCATGCAGGGTCGCAGTGGGCTCACGGGGCCGTGGACCGCGTATGGAGTCGTCGCCGTGTCGCGTGACAAGCGGGCCGGGGCGCTGAGTCGCGAGGGCATGGCGACCGTCGTGCAGCTCGGGGGCGACCGCCTCATGGCCGTCGTCGAGGGGGTCGAGCCGTTCGCCACGGGGGGCGCTCGCGCCAACATCATCAACGCCGTGCAGTCGTGGGACGGTGGCAGGACGTGGGACGACTCCCTGCGCCGCACCGTCTACCAGTCGCGGATCGATCCCGCCTCGGGGCGGCGCTACAACGCCTATGTGCCCTATGCCATCCGCGTGGGCAACGGTCCGGTGGGCGTGGCCTTCTGCACCGACGAGGACAAAGCCGGAGCGCCGGACCTGTCGAGCACGCCTCCCGATCAGCGCCACTGCCATGTCGGGTTCGTGAGCACGACCACCAACTTCGAGACCTGGTCCAGCCCGAGTCCCGTCTGGACGGCAACCTCGCGCAACTACACGCCGGGCCTCTTCGAGCGGGCTCCCAACGACGTCATCGTGGTGATCGACGCGCTCGGCGGCAACCGCGTCCTGCGGCGGTAGGTCCGCGCGGGGTCCAAGCTGTCTCGGAGACCGTGGGGACGATTCAACGGAACTCGTTCACGATGTAGACGCCCGCACGAGGAGAGTCCACGATCGCCGTCCCTGGTAGGGATTCGGGCCGCTTGCGG contains the following coding sequences:
- a CDS encoding tetratricopeptide repeat protein, coding for MNPRAPVASQAPCSLRVVLLSLGLALGGCATTPPMSTLAPEPSPEVCADAAGCREALRDSPRDTLSECEVRRRVELAGRACALDVAAGCTELGRWEIRGLVKEQGPDLPAASELFHRACTLGDGEGCALKALMTLRGQGVARDAVAARAGLQDACERFPGSACGLAVDGLAEEALREGGEPEWEWMALFAQRGCDAGDGPSCRILGEAFYSGRGVAQDADKAAGFFARACEAGDGEACARQGMLLRAEGPWAEPRAGQLLSRGCELGSPEACRLTVLEMLDAQGRQKNTTDRRALFRHACDRGAALGCLALYDELRDEPLAPRPVFELPGLLKRACLLGAGQACEFLDEVTQAAGPRCASGSASACGVLGVLFLSPPLRQGESTEGERLLHVACEGGDVASCRGLSELSGASGDLTCRSR
- a CDS encoding PH domain-containing protein — its product is MFGKLAADALGLSDIGSVIAPADYDKVDADDYVMHEDQEKIFFLIKSKSDEYCFTNKALIHLDGTSAASKKRMLHRYSYGSHPVSNVKLETAGTIDMDVEIKFQLGAKNFSIDVHKKHLEQVKDLYKALFRISELMHENEVALGLAKTSIELASTTLGRGQAGSAPLVETFKELNQAAFSWFLGAQQKYWVKDFGFVFERYLKS
- a CDS encoding Uma2 family endonuclease, whose protein sequence is MTGLAARLTLTGMARDEQEREDAFPRAPSREQWARMSEEERVRVVESLPGEVTWDEMAMPEGDLHSQAKMGALQALKGYFSRQRRRVYLGTELPVYYPAERRFAPDLLAVLDAEAHPRNKWVVSQEGKGLDWVLEVHVGGDRKKDAEYNVKRYARLGIPEYFIYDRARQRLEGHRLPSSEAREYVPITPEQGRYGSEVLGLELQVEEGRLRFWAGHALLLEYEELIARMQEMMVGLQRRADEEARQLEQAERRLADETRRREELEHRLAESQAELERLRQRGG